The Pseudomonadota bacterium region TTCCAATATGCCGGGCGTTGTACCGAAAACATCAACACTTGCATTAACAAATGCAACTTTGCCATATGCTATCAAGATTGCAAATAAGGGATGGAAAAAAGCATTTAAAGAAAATACCGAGATCAGATCCGGTGCTAACATAGTGTGTGGAAAAATAACATGCAAGGGCGTGGCCGAAGCATTTGGCATGGAATACTCAAAACTATAGGGAGTGTGTATTGGCTGAAAATATTCTTTGGGCTGAGATTGATCTAAAAGCAATTGCTCATAATATACGTGAATTAAGGCGGATTACAAATCCTGATTCACTTCTTATGGCTGTAGTAAAAGCAAATGCATATGGTCATGGGTCTTTCGAGGTTGCGCGCTGTGCTCTTGATAGCGGAGCCGATTATTTAGGTGTTGCCCGGATAGAAGAGGCAATATTATTAAGAGAAAAGAAAATTGATGCTCCGATTTTAATTTTCGGATTTACGCAACCGGCTCATTATGAAGATATTTTAAAGTACAACCTTATTCAAACTGTCTGCTCTTATTCTTTTGCTAAATCTCTTTCTTTATTTGCATTATCAAAAAACAGAAAAATCAAGGTACATCTTAAGATAGATACAGGTATGGGAAGAATCGGAATATTGCCCGATTGTTTCAGAAGCTACGATAAAAACGGAATTAAACCTGAAAGCGCGCTGGCTGAAGTTGAATCAATTGCCAGGCTTTCCGGCATTGAAGCAGAAGGGATATATACCCATTTTTCAATGGCAGATAGTTTTGACAAATCATTTGCACTAAAGCAGTTTGAAATATTTACTGAATTTACAGATCAGCTTAAGTCAAAAAACATTGAGTTTAAGCTTAAGCATGCTGCAAACAGTGCGGCAATTATTGATTTGCCGCAAACCCATCTTGATATGGTTCGTGCCGGAATATCAATCTATGGACTTTATCCATCTGAAGAAGTAAATAAAAATAAAATATCTTTACAGCCTGCCATGTCTCTTAAAGCAGTAATTGCACAAATAAAAGATGTTGCTGCCGGGTTCAAAGTCAGCTATGGAGCAACCTATGAAGCAGCCAGAAAAACAACCATTGCCACAGTTCCGGTCGGATATGCCGACGGATACAACAGGCTTCTTTCTTCGCGAGGTTCCATGCTTGTTTGCGGGCAGAAAGCTCCAATAGCCGGGCGTGTATGCATGGATTTGACTATGATAGATTTAGGCGATATGCCGGAAGTAAAAGAAGGCGATGAAGTTGTGATTTTTGGTAAACAGCAGGGCAATTCTATTACAGTTGATGAAATAGCATCCATGCTAAACACCATTAACTATGAGATTGTTACATCGGTTTCGGATCGCGTGAAAAGAGTGTATCTGAAATAGTTGAAAGATCGGAAGATTTGCTTTATCAAACCGCTCAATGGTTAATTTCAATATTCATTCTTTGATTGTATCTTATAATGAAGTCTGCTATTTTAATAGTAATCTCAGAAAAAGTGAATCGCCGATTGTGGTTGAAATAATTTCATGTCGATTTTCAATTGCTTTGTTTGGCATATCCTGAATTCTGTAAAATCACTTCACCCATACTCCCCTATACCTTTTGCTGTTGAGGAGGTTTTAGATGTTAATAAAATCTGATTATAAGTCAGGTTCAAATTCTTTTGTGATAGGACTCAAACTGCTTGGCCTCATTGCCGGTATCGAATTGCTCATTATGCTTTCTTTCTCTTTCTTACAAGTTAATAAATGGATGTCTCCCCATATGATGAGTTTTGCCGATACTTTGTTGTTGAGCATTTTGTCGGCTTTAACAATTTATATTGTGGTCGTCCGGCCCATGAAGACCCTGAATGAATTCACATGTATTGAAACAGATTTGGAAGAATCAGAAAAAAGATACAGACGTCTCTTCGAAACATCCAATGACGGTATCATGATTCTCGATTTTGAAACAGGACAGGTTAAGGATGTAAATCCGTTTCTTTTGAGTTTATTCGACGCTGAACATGAAGAGTTTATAGGAAAAGAATTTTCGCAAATCCGCTACTTTAATGATTTTGATAAAAAGGGGACAGCACTAAGAGAGTTGCGGGAAAAAGGTCTTGTTCATTACGATGGGGTAATCCTTGAAACTGTTGATGGACGGCAAGTCATCACGGAGTTTGTCGGAAATGTTTATCAGGAAGGCTCTTATAAGGTCATCCAACTTAATTTCCGCGATATTACTGATAGAAAAAAAGCTGAAGATGAACTGATTGACCGGGCACGTCAAGCAACATTGGGAGCTGAAATTGGAAAAGCGCTTGTGCAGCAAGAGGACTTGAGAACTTTATTGCAACTCTGCACAGAGTCTATAGTTAAAAACCTTGATGCAGCCTTTGCGCGAATCTGGATATTTCAAGAAAATATAAATGCACTTCACTTAATGGCAAGTGCCGGAATGTATACGCATATCGATGGTAACCATAAAAGTATACCGATCGGAAAATATAAGATTGGCAAAATAGCTGAAAATAAAAAGCCACATTTGACCAATACGGTGATCGGAGATCCTCAGATAAGTGATCAGGAATGGGCAAAGCTGGAAAAGATGGTGGCCTTTGCCGGACATCCTCTTGTAGTTGGTGAAAAGCTGGTGGGTGTGATGGCGATGTTTTCAAAAAAACCGCTTCAGGAGTCGGCTCTTACGGCACTATCATCAATTTCGGATGAAATTGCTTTAGGTATAGAGCGGAAAAAGGCTGAGGACAGGATACACTTTCTCGCATACTATGATAATCTGACAAATTTACCAAACAGATATTTCTTTAAAGAACTCGTAAAAAAGACGATTGAATATGCAAATCGTTATAAACATACATTTTCTGTTGCCATAATTGATTTAGATGATTTTAACCGAATAAATGATACTCTTGGAAATATAATCGGAGATAAATTTCTTAAGATTGTATCTTCAAGGCTTTTAAATACCTTGCGAAGCAGCGATTTTGTGTCACGTATATTTGATGAAGAAGAACCCATAGCCCGGATGGGTGGCGATGAATTCATTGTACTGTTACACGGGCTTGATGATACCGAAAATTACGTCCATGTTGCTCACCGTATCCTCAACGAACTGTCACAAGCCTATGAACTGGATGGCAGTGAAGTCTTTATAACCGCCAGCATCGGCATAGCTGTGTATCCTGATGACGGCAAAGATGTTGAAAATCTCATCAAAAACGCAGATACAGCAATGCATTATGCAAAGAAAAGGGGGAAAAACAACTTTCAATTCTATTCGAAATCAATGAATGAAAACGCCCTTGAACTTCTGACGCTGGAAACCAATCTTCGCAGGGCTATCGAGCGGCAGGAATTTCTGCTCTATTACCAACCGCAGGTGGATTTAGCTACAAGAACAATAATCGGAATGGAAGCGCTTATACGATGGAAAACACCGGAGGGGAATTTGATTTCGCCGGCTAAATTTATTCCATTGGCTGAAGCCAATGGACTTATCGTGCCGATCAGCAAATTTGTTTTGCAAACCGGATGCCTTCAAAATAAAAAGTGGCAGGAAGCCTGTTCAAAAAGGATTAGTGTGGCAATAAACGTGTCCGCGCGACAGTTCGGACAAAAAGGTTTCGTCCAGGAGGTCTTAACAGTTATAGAGGATATCAAGCTTGATCCACAATATCTCGAGCTGGAAATTACAGAAACAACTATCATGACAGATCCCAAAAGGGCTGTCAGTAACCTGGAACAATTGAAAGATGCGGGTATTAAGATTTCGTTAGATGACTTTGGCACAGGGTATTCGTCACTCAATTATTTACAACGGTTGCCTCTCGATGTTGTGAAAATCGACATTTCTTTCATAAGGAACGTTGTATCAAATTCTAATGATGCTGCGATTGTTAAGACAATTATAGCTATGGCGCATAATCTGAATTTGAAGGTTATCGCCGAAGGAGTAGAGGATGAAAATCAATTAGAATTCTTAAGAAAGCATGACTGTGATATGATACAAGGGTATTTATTCAGTCCTCCGGTACCAGCGGAAGATTTTTTTGATTTATTGACCCGATAATAAAATCGTCAGCAAGTATACCAATGAAAAGATTAAAGATGATATAATGGGCACAACACTTTCCGCACTTGTTTTATTGGGTAGTAAAGCACTTATTGCTCATGTTGGCGATAGCAGGATATATCGTTTCAGAGACAATGCAATGGTTCAATTAACAAAGGATCATACCTTCGTGCAGCAGCAGTTAGAAACAGGTAATGTGACTGTAATTGTGGTAGAAGTTTAATCTCTTTGGACTTATGGAAAAGAACCAAATGAAATTATTTAAAATCGGCGCTGTCCTGAATGATAAGTGGGTGATATTGGAATTTATCGGAAAAGGGGCGATGGGTGAAGTCTACCGGGCTCATCAGCTTAATTTAAACAGGGATGTAGCCATCAAAGTTATCTCCCAGGAGCTTTTGCAAACCCTTGATGATGACGAAATGATGGAAGCCGCTTTGTGCCGGTTTCGCAGGGAAGTGCAAGCATTAGCTCAAATTCGGCATCCCAATATTCTTCAAATCTATGACTATGGTTCAGGATTAGCAGATCTGGCAAAAGATGATACATTTGTTGAATTTATTGTTATGGAATATATTCCCGGCGCCACATTTCGTTATGCCATGCCGGAAGAAGGGTTCTACCCTGATGATGATACTGAACAAGTCATTAATTGGCTGGATAAGTACTTTTTGAAGGTTTTGGACGGGGTTAAGATACTTCATGATAATGGTATTGTGCATCGGGATATTAAACCTGAAAACATACTTATGGATGATAATATACCTAAAATCGCTGATTTCGGATTGGCTCGATCCAACCGATGGAAACCTGTAACTCATTCAGTAGATAGCATGGGAACACCTGCCTATATGTCACCGGAACAATTTATGGATTTTCGAATGGCAGGCAATCAGGCGGACATCTATTCCTTAGGAAAAATCCTTTATGAAGCAGTATGCGGCAAAATGAATCAGGGCGTTATTCCGTTTAGACAAGCAAGTATAAATAATCCGGAAAAGGAATTTTTCAAGGAATTAAACCTGGTAATCCAGAAAGCAACGGCTGAAAAAAAAGAAGATCGCTTTCAATCAGTTTCTGAATTGTATAATTCCCTTCTGGATCTGATAAATGCGGATAAACAAAGAAAAGAATTTAACGGGGATAAAAACAAGACTGTAAAATCCGGATTTTATCAACCTAAATGGATATGGACAGGGGTGATAATAGCGATTGCATCTATTATTTCAATGAGTATTTGGCACTTAATCGGCGAGCCGGGAATAAAACAAAAAGCATCCGAAATCAGCGAAAACGCAGAAAACCATACATTTAAAACTCCTATGTTCAAACCGTACCCTATACAATTAAAACCAAAAGAACTGTTGGGTTATGATGGTATTAATATGAAACTTATAAACGGAGGTGATTTTGCTACAGATGCTGAAGCAGTCAATTCAAAAAATAGTACTTCCAAAGTACAATCTTTTTACATAGATGAATTCGAAGTGACCTATTTTAACTATGTAGAATTTTTAAATGCTGTAAAGAAACGTTTGAATGTTGAAAATGGACTTGTTAAACAAAATGAAGAAATTTGGTTTTATATGGGTGATGGAACAAAACCTTATGAACAGATCATTTACCAGCACAATATGTTTCACTTGCGTGATCCGCAAAGAGCTGCCAACTCAGTTGTTCGGGTAACCTGGTATGGCGCTATGGCTTACGCAGAATATTATGGGAAACGGCTGTTAACTGAAAATGAGTTGGCGTATCTGATAAAAAACGACTGGTCGCCTTTGAGAAAGATTAGGAAAAAAGAAAAGACCGAACCGGTTTACGATAATTCCAAAAATATAATGCAATCTCATAACATGACCAGTATGGGCAACGGAAATGAATCGTCGGTAGAAACAGATTTAAGCAATACACCATCCAAACTATGGTCGGCAAAAATAAATTCCAATGATACAAAGACGCCTTATTTCAGTATAACCGTCGACAAATTGACTTCAAATGGCGTGGTTATCCAAAATGAAAGCTACCCGTGGGAAGCTTTTCCGGAGGTTGGGTTCAGATGTGCATTGAGTGTTGATAGCTATAAATGAACTCATGCCGGGCTTGCGCCAACAGGTCTATCGCGCCGGGTCTTTCTGACGTTACACCCCCGTTGCTGACCTGAGTTAACCAAACCACAAGGGAGGCAGAGATATGAGCACAAAACTAATTTCAGAAAAAAATCAGCATAAAGATCCTGTCTGCAACATGAGTGTATCAAGTGACTCCGAATACAATTACCTTTATGCAGACAAGCAGTATTATTTCTGCAGTGAGCATTGCCTCCATAAATTTAAAGAACATCCGCAACAATATCTGGATAAGGAAAGCTCACCATCTTCCGAAACAAATGGCGAGTTAATTTACACTTGCCCCATGCACCCTGAAATTCAACAGCAGGGACATGGCAGTTGTCCAAAGTGCGGTATGGCTCTGGAACCAATGAAAGCAGCAGCAGCTAAAACCGGGTACACCTGTCCCATGCATCCTGAAGTGATGCAAGACCATCCCGGTAATTGCCCCAAGTGTGGTATGGCTCTGGAACCGGTTACAGTCAGCGGTGAAGAAAAAAATGAAGAACTAATCGACATGAACCGTCGCTTTTGGGTCTGCACCGTACTGGCCTTACCGGTCTTTTTCCTGGCCATGATTGCTGATTTGATGCCTGCCTGGTTACCCAATTGGATTTCGATGCAAACGGTTCAATGGATTGAATTTGCGCTGGCATCACCTGTTGTATTATGGGGAGGGTGGCCGTTTTTTGTTCGAGGCTGGCAATCAATCAAGACATGGAATCTCAACATGTTTACCTTGATCTCACTGGGTGTTTCAGTAGCATGGTTATATAGCGTAACGGCTTTATTGTTTCCACGGATTTTCCCTCCCGTCATGCAGATGGAAGATGGCTTGGTAGCTGTCTACTTTGAAGCAGCAGCCGTGATTACTGTCCTGGTGCTTTTGGGACAAGTACTTGAATTACGTGCCCGCTCACGGACCAATGCGGCCATTCAGATGTTGCTCGGCCTCGCTCCGAATACGGCACGCATCGTACGAAATGATGGAACGGAAGAAGATATTTCACTTGAAAAGGTACAACCAGGCGATATCTTGCGTATTCGTCCCGGCGAGAAAGTGCCTGTAGACGGTAAGGTCATTGACGGTGAAAGCAACGTAGACGAATCCATGGTTACAGGTGAACCCATTCCTGTGGGAAAGTCGGCCGGTGAAAAACTCATCGGCGCGACGGTTAACGGAACGGGCAGTTTGTTGATGCAGGCGGAAAAAGTCGGCTCCGATACCTTGCTGGCACAAATTGTTAATATGGTGGCCGAAGCACAACGCTCACGAGCACCAATTCAGAAATTGGCAGATGTCGTGGCAGGTTATTTTGTACCCGCGGTGGTTGGCGTTGCCGTGGTTGCATTCATCGCCTGGTGGATGTGGGGACCGGAGCCTCGTCTGGCACATGCCGTTGTTAATGCCGTTGCTGTGCTTATAATCGCCTGTCCATGTGCATTGGGACTTGCTACACCTGTTTCTATCATGGTGGGAACGGGACGGGGCGCTATGGCCGGAGTCTTGCTCAAGAATGCCGAAGCGTTGGAGGTCATGGAAAAAGTCGATATCCTGGTTGTGGACAAGACCGGCACGCTGACCGAAGGCAAACCAAAGCTGGTCGCTGTGCAGGCAGAAGCTGGGTTTTCAGATGATCAAATATTACGTATAGCCGCAAGCCTCGAACGCGCCAGTGAGCACCCGTTGGCGGAAGCGATCGTACGTGGAGCGGAAGAAAAGGGAATTGAGCTGGTTAAGGCCAATAGCTTCAAGTCTATTACAGGAAAAGGCGTTACGGGCGAAGTTGATGGATATACGGTGGCAGCAGGTAACGTAAAACTGCTGGAAAGCATAGGTATCAACATGGGCGACTTATCACAACAAGCGGACAAACAACGCATCGAAGGTAATACAGTGATGTTGATTGCCATTAATGGCAAAGCAGCGGGTTTAATCGGCGTTGCTGACCCCATCAAAGACTCGACAGCCGAAGCCATTCGTGATTTGCATGCAGAAGGTATCAGGGTAGTGATGCTTACCGGTGACAGCAAAACCACCGCAAAAGCCGTTGCCGGCAAACTGGGGATCGACCAGGTACATGCCGAAGTATTGCCTGAACAAAAAGCCGAACTCATTAAGCAGCTTCAGGCAGATGGCCATATCGTTGCCATGGCAGGCGATGGCATTAATGATGCCCCTGCACTGGCGCAAGCCCAAGTCGGTATTGCCATGGGTACAGGTACTGATGTGGCAATTGAAAGCGCTGGCGTCACTTTAGTCAAAGGCGATTTGCGGGGTATCGTCAGAGCCAGACGATTAAGCCGGGCCACCATGCGTAATATCAGACAGAATTTATTCTTTGCTTTCGTTTACAACACGGTGGGTATTCCAATTGCCGCTGGAGTGTTGTACCCATTCTTTGGAATACTGTTGTCTCCAATGATAGCTGCAGCAGCAATGAGCTTCAGCTCAGTTTCCGTGATTAGTAATTCGCTCAGACTTAAACGTGCGCAATTATAAAACGTGAAAAATATTGCTCTCTATTGCATACCATGTCTCTTAAAGCAGTAATTACATAAATAAAAGATGTTGCTGCCGGGTTCAAAGTCAGCTATGAAGCAACCTATGAAGCAGCCAGACAAACAACCATTAATTATGAGATCGTAACATCGGTTTCGGATCGCGTAAAAAGAGTGTATCTGAAATAGTTGAAAGGAAAGTATATGATAAAACATGTTGTTGTAATAAAGTTTAAAAAAGAAGTTGGTAAAAATGAGATAGATAAACTTGAAAAAAAGCTGGGAGCTTTATCCGAAAAAATTCCGGAGATCACATATTATAAATTTGGATGTGATGTTCTGCACTCCGAAAGATCTTACGATTTTGCTATAGTATCTGTTTTTGTGGACTTGGATTCATTGGGTAAATACACGGTGCACCCGATGCATCAGGAAGTGGGTGGAGTGATTAAAGAGATGAGTGACAGTACTATTGTTGTGGATTTTGAGTTCTAGTATTCTTCTGCCGAAGGAACATTTTTTCTGATTTTTTTTATTGTGCTTCGGCGATGCTTTGCTTCGAGCCGTTTTTTTCTTGAAGCAATGGATGGATTTGTTCTGATACGCTTCTTTTGTATCTCAGCTGCTTTTTGTATTAATTTAACAAGGCGGTCTGTTGCATCTTTTCGGTTTTTTATCTGGTCGCGGAATCGTTTGGCATTTATTATAAGTATGCCTTCAGATGAAACTTTTTTTCCTGAAATCTGAATGAGCCTGTTGCGCACATCATCGGGCAGTGAAGGAGAGTTTTTTACATTAAAGCGGAGCTGGACGGCAGATGCCACCTTGTTAACATTTTGACCGCCCGGTCCCGAAGCCTGAATGAATTCTTCTTTTATTTCATCTTCTGAAATTGATATTTGATCTGTAATTTGAATCATTGGAGTATCCGGCGTGATTTCAGATAATGTTTTTTCCAGTAAGGATTGGAAAGCCTGGAAACAGTTACCCCTTTGCTGCTTGAAGTGTGGGCAAATTCTCCTTTTCCGATATAAATTCCTACATGTCTTTTATACCGCGGAGGATCAAAAAAAACCAGATCACCTGCTTTAAGCTTACGGTTTTCAACAGTTTCATTATACCTGGCTGTAGAATCTGTTTCTATCCCGTATTTTGCAGCACACCCTGAAATAAGCAACAGCAAAAAACAAACAAAGAATATATTTTTACATGCATTCATTTGTAAACCAGCATATCAAAAGTGATAATGAGAAGCAATATTTGCTTTTTCCTTATCACATAAGGTATCATGCGATCACTCGTTTGTATGCTTACTGAAATTCAAACAGGAATGGTAGGTTAAGGCTTTGAATTTAAATATAAATAAAGGGAAAAGAACCCTGATGAAAAAGATTATTGTAGCATGTTTAGGTCTTATATCGCTTCTCTATCTTCTTAATATCGGCGTCGGAATAATTGAAATTATTCCTGACAATATTCCATTTGTAGGGAATTTAGATGAAGGAGGTGCCGCTTTGCTGCTTTTGATGTGTTTGCGGTATTTTGGCTTTGATCTGACGAAAATCTTCGAAAAGATGACCAAAACAAATAATGATATAATACCAAAAAGTGATTAATAATGCGTTATACTGATGATAAACAAATATATAGGCCTGATTTGCATTATAAAAACCAGACGAAATCAAAGGATGCTGGTATTTTTGCAACTTTAGGTTTCAAGGATAATATCCTATGGCGTTAATCAGCATGCAGGATGTGAGTTGGGGCCTGGGAGGTACACCATTACTCGACAAAGTAAGCCTGCAAATTGAAAAGGGCGAACGTATCTGCCTGCTCGGGCGAAACGGTGTAGGCAAATCGAGCCTGATCAAGCTTATAAACGGCAGTCTGTTGCAAGACAGCGGAGAAATCAGATTCCAGCAGGGTGCGACCACAGCTATTTTAGAGCAGGAAGTACCCTGCCAATCCGAAGGCTCTGTTTTCGATATGGTAGCTCTTGGCTTGGGACATAAAGGCGAAACTCTTATCCAGTACCGCCGCTTATCCGACAACCTTGTGACAGATAACCCTGAGCACCTTTCCCTGTACGAAACGCTACAGCATCAGATGGATGCTGCCAATGGATGGGTGTTGGCACCTCAAATCGAAGATTTGCTGGCGCGTGCAGGGCTTGATCCAGAATTGGATTTTGCCTCTCTTTCCGCAGGCATGAAACGCCGTACAATGCTTTGCCGTGCCATGATCCGGCAACCCGATATACTTCTTTTGGACGAACCCACCAACCATCTGGATATCGACACTATCGTCTGGATGGAGGACTATATTGCCAAAAACGTTCAAACCTTGCTCTTTGTATCCCATGACCGGGCATTTGTAAAAAGAATCGCAAACCGCATTCTTGAGCTGGATCGAGGCCGCTTGATCTCCTACGCCTGCAATTATGATACTTATTTAAAACGCAGAGAAGAAGATGCCCAAAGCGAGGCAAACCAAAACAGGCGATTCGACAAAAAGCTTTCGGCAGAAGAGGTCTGGATTCGCCAGGGCATAAAAGCCCGCCGGACAAGAAACGAAGGACGCGTTCGTGCTTTACAAAAATTGCGGGAAGCTTTTCGGGCGCGCCGGGCACAAATTGGCCGTGCGAACATGAAGACCCAGGATGTCGAACGAAGTGGCAAGCTGGTCATCGAAGCCAAAGAAATTTTATTTTCTTATGCCGATGTGCCATATATCAAGGGTTTTAGCACTGTAATTATGAGAGGGGATAAAATAGGGCTTATTGGTCCCAATGGTTCGGGTAAAACCACCCTGCTTAAAATACTGCTTAACGAAATCGCTCCGGATAGTGGCAGTATCCGTCACGGCACCAAGCTTCAGGTAGCCTATTTTGATCAATTGCGACTTTTGCTTGATGAAAACAAAACCGTAGTTCAAAATATTGGCGAAGGAAATGATTTTATAGAATTTAATGGACAAAACCGCCATGTGATTTCCTATCTTCAGGATTTTTTATTTCCTCCCGAACGTTCTCGTACACCGGTACACATCCTTTCCGGTGGTGAAAAAAATCGCCTGCTGCTTGCAAAGATGTTTGCCAAACCGGCCAATTTACTTGTTATGGATGAGCCAACAAACGATCTGGATGCAGAAACACTGGAGCTTTTAGAAGATCTGCTGTTAGACTACACAGGAACCCTTTTGCTTGTAAGCCATGACCGTAGCTTTTTAAATAACGTGGTCACAAGCACTTTTGCCTTTGAGGGAAACGGCACAGTGCGTGAATACCCCGGTGGTTATGATGACTGGCTGGCCCAACGCCAGGTTATAGAGTCTTTACCCAAACAGGAAAATAAAACATCAAAGCCCCGTGTTTTAAAAAACAAACCGGAAAAACCCCGCAAACTGGGATTTAAGGAGCAACGGGACTTAGAAATCATGCCACGGGTAATCGACGAATTGGAAACTGAACAAAAGCAGCTTTTCGCCAATATGTCAGATCCGGCTTTTTACAAAAAAGATAAAGTTGAAATCGATGCCATTACAAAACGCCTGAAAGTAATTGAGACGGAAATCTTAGCTGCTTATAAGCGCTGGGAAAAGCTGGATGCCATTGCCGGGGCTTTGGAATAGAAGAAAATATTTTTCAGGCAAACGGCCACAACAAAGCTATTATGCCTGCAATTATAAAATGAGATTCTACAAGAAATTCCAGCTTCGTTCCTGAAAGCATATAGCCCTCAATATGTTTTAAGAGAATCAAAAACAAAGATAAAGGACATAGAAAAAGAATAAAACCAAGATTTGTGATAATATTAAATGCACCCGATACAAGCAAAAGCGCAACCATCGAAATAAGAATAGCCTTTAAAAGGCGTATAGTGCGTTCTTCTCCTATGATTATTGGAATTGTTTCCCTGCCTACAATGCGGTCGCCTTGCATATCAAGAATATCAAAAAAGGAGGTTCTCACAAAAGCCATGCACACAGACCATGTGAAAACCAGAATAATTCCGGGGCTGGCTTTTAAACACAAGGCAGGCAGAAGTGAAGTTACAACACCCCATGCAGCAGAAATCAGAACTGTTTTAGAGCCTGGGATATCTCTTATGCTTCTGTATTTGCCCTTTGTTATTTTTTCCGGGATAATCCTCAAATTGTAGGAAAGACCCATTATGCTGATAGATGAAAGAACAATAAATGGAGTAAGACCTATAGAATATGCAGTTAAAATGCCTGCACCTCCCGCCGAAATTGCGAGAAAGGCAAGTGGTATTTTATACTTGTTGTAAAAAACCGCTCTGTCCGGATCATTGTAATAATCGGCGTTCATGCCTATAAGATTGTTTATTACATGCATTGAAAAAATATAAAGCATTGACATAACCACATATGGAAAATAATTTGAAGCACCCAGCAGTTTGATGTTTGCATAACAAAGACATCCGGCTCCTATAGATACATAGATATTTCCTATAAACAAAGAATATTGTATATTGTAAAGTTGCTTGCGCCAGCCACGCGCCTTGTTATATGAAAGATCTTCTAAAGATCTGTAAACTCTTTTAATCAACCAGTTTGGTGTAGAAGCACCTGCTGTTATTCCGATATTTTTGGCAGAAGAAAGAGATGCCAGGTCAAGCTCGGATTCCGTTTCAATCTGATAAGCCGGCTTTCCGGCCTGTATAGCTGCTTCTGTAAGCCTTTGTGTATTTCCGCTGTTATGTCCCCCAACTACAACTATTGCATCAACTTGTTCTGCAAGTTCTTTTACTTCAGCTTGCCTCATGGATGTTGAGTTGCAGATAGTATCATAAAGCTTAAAATGAGGGTAATTACTTGCAACTAATTGCTTTACTTTTTCATAAAAATGGATGTTTTGTGTAGT contains the following coding sequences:
- a CDS encoding protein kinase encodes the protein MKLFKIGAVLNDKWVILEFIGKGAMGEVYRAHQLNLNRDVAIKVISQELLQTLDDDEMMEAALCRFRREVQALAQIRHPNILQIYDYGSGLADLAKDDTFVEFIVMEYIPGATFRYAMPEEGFYPDDDTEQVINWLDKYFLKVLDGVKILHDNGIVHRDIKPENILMDDNIPKIADFGLARSNRWKPVTHSVDSMGTPAYMSPEQFMDFRMAGNQADIYSLGKILYEAVCGKMNQGVIPFRQASINNPEKEFFKELNLVIQKATAEKKEDRFQSVSELYNSLLDLINADKQRKEFNGDKNKTVKSGFYQPKWIWTGVIIAIASIISMSIWHLIGEPGIKQKASEISENAENHTFKTPMFKPYPIQLKPKELLGYDGINMKLINGGDFATDAEAVNSKNSTSKVQSFYIDEFEVTYFNYVEFLNAVKKRLNVENGLVKQNEEIWFYMGDGTKPYEQIIYQHNMFHLRDPQRAANSVVRVTWYGAMAYAEYYGKRLLTENELAYLIKNDWSPLRKIRKKEKTEPVYDNSKNIMQSHNMTSMGNGNESSVETDLSNTPSKLWSAKINSNDTKTPYFSITVDKLTSNGVVIQNESYPWEAFPEVGFRCALSVDSYK
- a CDS encoding EAL domain-containing protein gives rise to the protein MLIKSDYKSGSNSFVIGLKLLGLIAGIELLIMLSFSFLQVNKWMSPHMMSFADTLLLSILSALTIYIVVVRPMKTLNEFTCIETDLEESEKRYRRLFETSNDGIMILDFETGQVKDVNPFLLSLFDAEHEEFIGKEFSQIRYFNDFDKKGTALRELREKGLVHYDGVILETVDGRQVITEFVGNVYQEGSYKVIQLNFRDITDRKKAEDELIDRARQATLGAEIGKALVQQEDLRTLLQLCTESIVKNLDAAFARIWIFQENINALHLMASAGMYTHIDGNHKSIPIGKYKIGKIAENKKPHLTNTVIGDPQISDQEWAKLEKMVAFAGHPLVVGEKLVGVMAMFSKKPLQESALTALSSISDEIALGIERKKAEDRIHFLAYYDNLTNLPNRYFFKELVKKTIEYANRYKHTFSVAIIDLDDFNRINDTLGNIIGDKFLKIVSSRLLNTLRSSDFVSRIFDEEEPIARMGGDEFIVLLHGLDDTENYVHVAHRILNELSQAYELDGSEVFITASIGIAVYPDDGKDVENLIKNADTAMHYAKKRGKNNFQFYSKSMNENALELLTLETNLRRAIERQEFLLYYQPQVDLATRTIIGMEALIRWKTPEGNLISPAKFIPLAEANGLIVPISKFVLQTGCLQNKKWQEACSKRISVAINVSARQFGQKGFVQEVLTVIEDIKLDPQYLELEITETTIMTDPKRAVSNLEQLKDAGIKISLDDFGTGYSSLNYLQRLPLDVVKIDISFIRNVVSNSNDAAIVKTIIAMAHNLNLKVIAEGVEDENQLEFLRKHDCDMIQGYLFSPPVPAEDFFDLLTR
- the alr gene encoding alanine racemase, with protein sequence MAENILWAEIDLKAIAHNIRELRRITNPDSLLMAVVKANAYGHGSFEVARCALDSGADYLGVARIEEAILLREKKIDAPILIFGFTQPAHYEDILKYNLIQTVCSYSFAKSLSLFALSKNRKIKVHLKIDTGMGRIGILPDCFRSYDKNGIKPESALAEVESIARLSGIEAEGIYTHFSMADSFDKSFALKQFEIFTEFTDQLKSKNIEFKLKHAANSAAIIDLPQTHLDMVRAGISIYGLYPSEEVNKNKISLQPAMSLKAVIAQIKDVAAGFKVSYGATYEAARKTTIATVPVGYADGYNRLLSSRGSMLVCGQKAPIAGRVCMDLTMIDLGDMPEVKEGDEVVIFGKQQGNSITVDEIASMLNTINYEIVTSVSDRVKRVYLK